One genomic window of Staphylococcus hsinchuensis includes the following:
- the ilvD gene encoding dihydroxy-acid dehydratase, translated as MRSDMIKRGDHQAPARSLLHATGALDKPTDMNKPFVAICNSYIDIVPGHVHLRELGDIAKEAIREAGAVPFEFNTIGVDDGIAMGHIGMRYSLPSREIIADAAETVVNAHWFDGVFYIPNCDKITPGMLLASVRTNVPAVFCSGGPMKAGLSSQGKALNLSSMFEAVGAFKDGSLSKEEFLDMEQNACPTCGSCSGMFTANSMNCLMEVLGLALPYNGTALAVSDQRREMIREAAFRLVDNIKNDIKPRDIVTHDAIDDAFALDMAMGGSTNTVLHTLAIANEAGIDYDLTRINDIAKKTPYLSKIAPSSSYSMHDVHEAGGVPAIINELFKKEGTLHPDRITVTGKTLRENNEGKEITNNDVIRHLDNPYDKQGGLSILYGNIAPKGAAIKVGGVDPSIKVFKGKAICFNSHDEAVEAIDNHTVREGHVVVIRYEGPKGGPGMPEMLAPTSSIVGRGLGKDVALITDGRFSGATRGVAVGHVSPEAAAGGPIALIEDGDEITIDLVDRTLDVDVPVETLEARKQELEPFKAKVKTGYLARYTSLVTSANTGGIMQVPDDLL; from the coding sequence ATGAGAAGCGATATGATAAAAAGAGGAGATCATCAAGCACCGGCAAGAAGTTTATTACACGCAACAGGCGCATTAGATAAACCAACTGATATGAATAAACCATTTGTGGCTATATGTAATTCATACATCGACATCGTACCAGGACATGTACATTTAAGAGAATTAGGAGACATCGCTAAAGAAGCAATACGTGAAGCAGGTGCAGTACCGTTCGAATTCAATACAATCGGTGTCGATGACGGTATCGCAATGGGACACATCGGAATGAGATATTCATTGCCATCTAGAGAAATCATCGCAGACGCTGCAGAAACTGTTGTCAATGCACATTGGTTTGACGGCGTATTTTACATTCCAAACTGTGACAAGATCACACCAGGTATGTTGCTAGCTTCAGTAAGAACAAACGTACCAGCAGTCTTTTGTTCAGGTGGGCCAATGAAAGCCGGTTTATCATCACAAGGGAAAGCTTTAAACCTTTCTTCAATGTTTGAAGCGGTTGGCGCATTTAAAGATGGTTCACTTTCAAAAGAAGAATTCTTAGATATGGAACAAAATGCATGCCCTACTTGTGGTTCTTGTTCAGGGATGTTCACAGCAAACTCTATGAACTGTCTTATGGAGGTATTAGGTTTAGCATTACCATATAACGGTACTGCATTAGCCGTAAGTGACCAACGACGTGAAATGATTAGAGAAGCTGCATTTAGATTAGTAGACAACATTAAAAATGATATCAAACCACGCGATATCGTTACACATGACGCAATAGATGATGCATTTGCTCTAGATATGGCTATGGGCGGCTCTACTAACACTGTACTACACACATTAGCTATAGCTAACGAAGCTGGCATCGATTATGATTTAACACGTATTAATGATATCGCTAAAAAAACACCTTACCTTTCAAAAATAGCACCAAGTTCATCATATTCAATGCACGATGTTCATGAAGCAGGTGGTGTTCCAGCAATCATCAATGAACTATTTAAAAAAGAAGGCACGTTACATCCAGACCGTATCACAGTTACAGGCAAGACGTTACGCGAAAATAACGAAGGCAAAGAGATCACAAATAATGATGTCATCAGACATTTAGATAACCCTTACGATAAACAAGGTGGTCTATCAATCTTATACGGCAATATCGCACCTAAGGGCGCAGCGATAAAAGTCGGTGGCGTTGACCCTTCTATCAAAGTATTTAAAGGTAAAGCTATTTGTTTCAACTCACATGATGAAGCAGTAGAAGCCATCGATAACCACACTGTTCGTGAAGGACATGTCGTAGTCATCCGTTACGAAGGACCTAAAGGTGGTCCAGGTATGCCAGAGATGTTAGCCCCTACTTCATCCATTGTAGGTCGCGGACTTGGTAAGGACGTCGCATTAATTACAGATGGTCGTTTCTCAGGTGCAACAAGAGGTGTCGCAGTCGGACATGTATCTCCTGAAGCCGCAGCTGGCGGACCTATCGCTTTAATCGAAGATGGCGATGAAATCACAATCGATTTAGTCGACAGAACATTAGATGTCGATGTACCAGTCGAAACGTTAGAAGCTAGAAAGCAAGAACTTGAACCATTCAAAGCAAAAGTTAAAACAGGATATCTTGCACGTTACACATCATTAGTTACTAGTGCTAATACAGGTGGCATCATGCAAGTACCAGATGACCTTTTATAA
- the ilvB gene encoding biosynthetic-type acetolactate synthase large subunit, with protein sequence MLDQNSTESFDTLEAAQSVEPEVEIEQQTVDEMRTGSELLVESLVNENVEFIFGYPGGAVLPLYDTFYEGKIKHILARHEQGATHAAEGYARVSGNTGVVVVTSGPGATNAITGIADAYSDSLPLVVFTGQVATAGIGKDAFQEADLLSMTTPISKHNYQVKNVSDIPTIVHEAFHIANTGRKGPVVIDFPKDMGVLSTNAQVCNSLDLPGYSVAEKPSENEIQKLRDYLKSAEKPLILAGAGINHAKANDVLNEFVTRHQLPVVNTLLGLGSIPYEHPLFLGMGGMHGSYASNMALTECDLLINFGSRFDDRLASNPDEFAPNAKIVHVDIDPSEINKIIKVDLGINADCKATLEELLGYESNSIKHTEWLEWCYENKAKQPFSYEEDEDKVFSKPQRTIEYIGEITNGDAIVTTDVGQHQMWVAQYYPFKTHGQLVTSGGLGTMGFGIPAAIGAKLAQPDKTVVAFVGDGGFQMTNQEMAILDEYQIDIKIVIVNNGTLGMVKQWQDKFFNKRFSHSVFNDQPDFLKLAEAYNVKGYLIDNPDNLEQQLDAAFNHEGPALIDVRISPVEPVNPMVPSGKANHEMEGLI encoded by the coding sequence ATGCTAGATCAAAATAGTACAGAAAGTTTTGATACATTAGAAGCAGCTCAATCAGTAGAACCTGAAGTTGAAATAGAACAACAAACAGTAGATGAAATGAGGACTGGTTCTGAATTATTAGTAGAATCACTCGTCAATGAAAATGTTGAATTTATTTTTGGTTATCCCGGTGGTGCAGTATTGCCACTTTATGACACATTTTATGAAGGCAAAATCAAACACATTTTAGCACGACACGAACAAGGTGCAACACACGCTGCAGAAGGTTATGCACGTGTTTCTGGTAATACAGGCGTTGTCGTAGTTACGAGTGGCCCTGGAGCTACAAATGCAATCACAGGAATCGCTGATGCTTATAGCGATTCCCTTCCATTAGTAGTATTTACAGGACAAGTTGCAACAGCAGGTATCGGTAAAGATGCCTTCCAAGAAGCTGACTTATTATCAATGACGACACCAATTTCTAAACATAATTACCAAGTTAAAAATGTAAGCGATATCCCAACAATTGTGCATGAAGCATTTCATATTGCCAACACTGGAAGAAAAGGCCCAGTCGTAATCGACTTTCCAAAAGACATGGGCGTGCTTTCAACTAATGCGCAAGTTTGTAACTCACTTGACTTACCTGGATATTCAGTAGCTGAAAAACCATCAGAAAATGAAATACAAAAATTACGCGATTACTTAAAAAGTGCTGAAAAGCCACTAATTCTTGCTGGTGCTGGTATTAATCATGCAAAAGCAAATGATGTATTAAACGAATTTGTTACTCGACATCAATTACCTGTTGTTAATACATTATTAGGATTAGGTTCTATCCCGTATGAACATCCGCTATTTTTAGGTATGGGGGGCATGCATGGTTCTTACGCAAGTAATATGGCACTCACAGAATGTGATTTATTAATTAATTTCGGTAGTCGTTTTGATGACCGACTTGCGAGTAATCCTGATGAATTTGCACCAAATGCTAAGATTGTTCACGTTGATATCGACCCTTCAGAAATCAATAAGATCATCAAGGTAGATTTAGGAATCAATGCTGACTGTAAAGCAACTTTAGAAGAATTACTAGGCTACGAAAGTAATTCAATCAAGCATACAGAATGGTTAGAATGGTGTTATGAGAACAAAGCAAAGCAACCTTTCTCTTATGAGGAAGATGAAGATAAAGTATTCTCAAAACCTCAACGTACAATTGAATACATTGGTGAAATAACAAACGGTGATGCAATCGTTACAACTGATGTAGGACAACACCAAATGTGGGTTGCTCAATATTATCCATTTAAAACACATGGCCAACTTGTTACAAGTGGTGGTTTAGGTACAATGGGGTTCGGTATTCCAGCTGCTATTGGTGCTAAATTAGCACAACCAGATAAGACCGTTGTAGCATTTGTTGGAGATGGTGGATTCCAAATGACAAACCAAGAGATGGCTATATTAGATGAATATCAAATCGATATTAAAATAGTTATCGTAAATAACGGTACTTTAGGTATGGTAAAGCAATGGCAAGATAAATTTTTCAATAAACGTTTTTCACATTCTGTATTTAACGACCAACCAGACTTCTTAAAATTAGCCGAAGCATACAATGTGAAAGGCTATCTCATAGATAATCCAGATAACTTAGAGCAACAATTAGATGCAGCATTTAATCACGAAGGACCGGCACTCATTGACGTTCGTATCTCACCTGTCGAACCTGTCAATCCAATGGTACCAAGTGGTAAAGCAAATCATGAGATGGAGGGCCTAATATGA
- the ilvN gene encoding acetolactate synthase small subunit, whose translation MRRTFKTRVRDKAGTLNRLTSIFVRRQFNIVTISATPTLEEGITEIIFVAEVPDSDVLRNLIQQLKKQINVISVQDITDTNMYNRELLLLKFQTPQDELKLQKLIKPYDALVSFLKNEDGYTYLQAAGPQYTMDNLLDDLSSYQIEQVSRTGSAAIH comes from the coding sequence ATGAGAAGGACATTCAAAACCCGTGTACGAGATAAAGCTGGTACATTAAATCGATTAACTAGTATATTTGTACGTCGTCAGTTTAATATCGTTACCATTTCAGCTACCCCTACCTTAGAGGAAGGTATTACTGAAATTATATTTGTAGCAGAAGTGCCTGATTCAGATGTACTTCGTAATTTAATTCAACAATTAAAGAAACAAATCAATGTCATTTCTGTACAAGACATAACAGATACAAATATGTACAACAGAGAATTACTTCTTTTGAAATTCCAAACACCTCAAGATGAATTAAAATTACAAAAGTTAATTAAACCGTATGATGCGCTAGTTTCATTTTTAAAAAATGAAGATGGGTACACCTATCTTCAAGCTGCAGGTCCTCAATATACTATGGATAACCTCTTAGATGATCTATCATCATACCAAATCGAACAAGTATCAAGGACTGGCTCAGCAGCCATACATTAA
- the ilvC gene encoding ketol-acid reductoisomerase, translating into MTTVYYDQSVTNDALQGKKIAIVGYGSQGHAHAQNLKDNGYDVIIGIRPGNSFNKAKDDGFEVYPVNEAAKQADVIMILLPDEIQGDVYKNEIEPNLEANNVLAFAHGFNIHFDVIQPPQDVDVFLVAPKGPGHLVRRTFTEGSAVPSLFAVEQDASGEARDIALSYAKGIGSTRAGVLETSFREETETDLFGEQAVLCGGVTKLIQSGFETLVEAGYQPEIAYFEVLHEMKLIVDLMYEGGMENMRYSISNTAEFGDYVSGPRVISPEVKDNMKDVLTDIQNGNFSNRFIEDNKNNFEEFHKLREAQHGHQIEKVGKDLREMMPFIKSKSIPK; encoded by the coding sequence ATGACAACAGTTTATTATGATCAATCAGTAACAAATGATGCCTTACAAGGTAAGAAAATTGCAATCGTAGGTTATGGTTCACAAGGCCATGCACATGCACAAAATTTAAAAGACAACGGCTATGATGTGATTATCGGTATCCGCCCAGGAAATTCCTTTAACAAAGCTAAAGATGATGGTTTCGAAGTATATCCTGTTAACGAAGCTGCTAAACAAGCAGACGTCATCATGATTTTATTACCTGACGAAATCCAAGGTGATGTTTATAAAAATGAAATCGAACCGAATCTTGAAGCAAACAACGTTCTAGCATTTGCACATGGTTTCAACATTCATTTCGATGTTATCCAACCACCACAAGACGTAGATGTATTCTTAGTTGCACCTAAAGGTCCTGGTCATTTAGTACGTAGAACATTTACAGAAGGAAGTGCAGTACCGTCATTATTCGCAGTAGAACAAGATGCAAGTGGCGAAGCAAGAGACATCGCATTAAGTTATGCCAAAGGTATCGGTTCAACAAGAGCTGGTGTTCTAGAAACATCATTTAGAGAAGAAACTGAAACTGATTTATTTGGTGAACAAGCCGTTCTTTGCGGAGGCGTTACAAAATTAATCCAATCAGGTTTCGAAACATTAGTTGAAGCGGGTTATCAACCAGAAATTGCTTACTTTGAAGTATTACACGAAATGAAACTCATCGTAGACTTAATGTATGAAGGCGGTATGGAAAATATGCGTTATTCAATTTCTAACACTGCTGAATTCGGTGACTATGTTTCAGGACCACGTGTCATCAGCCCTGAAGTTAAAGACAATATGAAAGATGTTTTAACAGATATTCAAAATGGCAACTTCAGTAATCGATTCATCGAAGATAATAAAAATAATTTCGAAGAATTCCATAAATTACGCGAAGCACAACACGGACATCAAATTGAAAAAGTTGGTAAAGACTTACGTGAAATGATGCCATTTATTAAATCAAAGAGTATCCCAAAATAA
- a CDS encoding 2-isopropylmalate synthase, which translates to MENHIQIFDTTLRDGEQTPGVNFTFDERLKIAKQLEKWGVDIIEAGFPASSTGSFKSVESIAETLTTTAVCGLARCVKNDIDKVYEATKKAVKPRIHVFIATSPIHRDSKLMMSQEEVLAAIKEHVSYAKQYFDVVQFSPEDATRTELPFLIECVQTAVNAGASVINIPDTVGYTYPTEYGNIFKTLKENITTDHEVIYSAHCHDDLGLAVANSMAAIENGALRIEGTLNGIGERAGNTALEEVALGLYVRQDHYNNQTKLNLKETKQTSELIARFAGIRVPRNKAIVGQNAFSHESGIHQDGVLKNPETYEIMTPQMVGVKTTEMPLGKLSGKHAFAEKLIALGYEINPEDQKTLFKQFKTVADKKKTVTDRDIHALIQGTEHEQNAIYQVETLQLQFVSEGLQSAVVVIKDNEGQTYQDSSIGSGSIVSIYNAVDRIFNRDTELLDYRIDSVTEGTDAQGEVHVQLKINGKNVTGIGIDHDILLASCKAYVEAHAKYVSEFEVKEGSH; encoded by the coding sequence ATGGAAAACCATATTCAAATTTTTGATACAACACTAAGAGATGGTGAACAAACACCAGGAGTGAATTTCACATTTGACGAACGTTTAAAAATCGCTAAACAACTAGAAAAATGGGGCGTCGATATTATCGAAGCTGGTTTCCCCGCTTCTAGTACAGGAAGTTTTAAATCTGTTGAAAGTATTGCTGAAACATTAACAACTACAGCTGTTTGCGGTTTAGCACGTTGCGTTAAAAACGACATTGATAAGGTGTATGAAGCTACAAAGAAAGCAGTTAAACCGAGAATACATGTTTTTATAGCAACAAGCCCTATACATCGTGATTCCAAATTAATGATGTCACAAGAAGAAGTATTAGCAGCAATTAAAGAACACGTAAGTTACGCTAAACAATATTTTGATGTTGTTCAATTTTCACCTGAAGATGCAACGCGTACAGAGCTTCCATTTTTAATAGAATGTGTACAAACTGCTGTTAATGCTGGTGCAAGTGTCATTAACATACCAGATACGGTCGGTTATACCTACCCTACTGAATATGGCAATATCTTCAAAACTCTAAAGGAAAATATTACTACAGACCATGAAGTGATTTATAGTGCACATTGTCATGATGACCTAGGTCTTGCTGTCGCAAATAGTATGGCAGCGATTGAAAATGGTGCATTGCGTATTGAAGGCACGTTAAATGGTATTGGTGAACGTGCAGGTAATACCGCATTAGAAGAAGTAGCACTAGGACTTTACGTACGACAAGACCATTACAACAACCAAACAAAGCTCAATTTAAAGGAAACGAAACAAACTTCAGAACTTATAGCACGTTTCGCAGGCATCCGTGTACCTAGAAATAAAGCAATTGTCGGACAAAACGCATTCAGCCATGAATCTGGTATCCATCAAGATGGCGTGCTTAAAAATCCAGAAACTTACGAAATTATGACACCACAAATGGTTGGCGTTAAAACAACAGAAATGCCTCTCGGTAAGCTTTCAGGTAAACATGCCTTTGCTGAAAAATTAATTGCACTCGGCTATGAAATTAATCCTGAAGATCAAAAGACTTTATTTAAGCAATTTAAAACAGTTGCCGATAAGAAAAAGACGGTTACTGACCGTGATATTCACGCCTTAATCCAAGGTACAGAACACGAACAAAATGCTATTTATCAAGTTGAAACACTACAACTTCAATTCGTTTCTGAAGGTTTACAAAGTGCTGTAGTTGTAATCAAGGATAACGAAGGACAAACTTACCAAGATTCAAGTATTGGTTCAGGTTCTATTGTCTCAATCTATAATGCTGTAGATCGTATCTTTAACCGTGACACTGAATTATTAGATTATCGTATTGACTCTGTTACTGAAGGTACAGACGCTCAAGGTGAAGTCCATGTCCAACTTAAAATTAACGGTAAAAATGTTACTGGAATTGGTATTGATCACGATATCTTACTTGCATCATGTAAAGCTTATGTTGAAGCTCACGCCAAATATGTATCAGAGTTTGAAGTGAAAGAAGGTAGTCATTAA
- the leuB gene encoding 3-isopropylmalate dehydrogenase encodes MPYQIVALPGDGIGPEIVNGTLEILEKLSNSYNFDYQLEIHDFGGIAIDNHGSPLPDNTLSACERADAILLGAVGGPKWADSKLRPEQGLLSLRKSLELFANIRPTKVTKSTSHLSPIKESRVTGTDLIIVRELTGGIYFGEPKRWDETSALDSLTYQRSEIERIARIAFELAQKRTKKLTSVDKENVLSSSKLWRSVINDIASDYPDVEVNHLLVDACAMHLITNPAQFDVIVTENLFGDILSDEASVIPGSLGLSPSASFSSQGPRLYEPIHGSAPDIANQDIANPYGMLLSLVMCLRESLDQSHAAEQLETIIYQCIEQGYTTKDLNGAYRTSEIFKIIKDKL; translated from the coding sequence ATGCCTTATCAAATCGTTGCACTTCCTGGCGATGGTATCGGACCAGAAATCGTCAATGGTACGTTAGAGATATTAGAAAAACTAAGCAACTCATATAACTTTGACTATCAATTAGAGATACATGATTTCGGCGGCATCGCAATAGACAATCATGGCTCACCACTCCCAGATAACACTTTATCTGCATGTGAACGCGCAGATGCCATATTATTAGGTGCTGTTGGTGGACCAAAATGGGCAGATTCTAAACTCAGACCTGAACAAGGACTACTTTCTTTAAGAAAATCGTTAGAATTATTTGCCAATATACGCCCAACGAAAGTAACAAAAAGTACGAGCCACCTATCGCCTATCAAAGAATCGCGTGTGACAGGTACAGATCTAATCATTGTACGTGAATTAACTGGAGGTATTTACTTCGGTGAACCTAAACGATGGGATGAAACGTCGGCGTTAGATTCTTTAACCTATCAACGCTCTGAAATAGAACGTATTGCACGTATCGCTTTTGAGCTAGCACAAAAAAGAACTAAAAAGCTAACATCAGTCGATAAAGAAAATGTGCTATCTTCAAGCAAACTTTGGCGTTCAGTCATTAATGATATCGCTAGTGATTATCCAGACGTTGAAGTGAATCACTTACTCGTCGATGCGTGTGCCATGCATCTGATTACCAATCCAGCTCAATTTGATGTCATTGTTACTGAAAACTTGTTTGGTGATATTTTAAGTGATGAAGCATCAGTAATACCTGGTTCATTAGGTTTATCACCTTCCGCAAGTTTCAGTTCTCAAGGACCAAGATTATATGAACCAATACATGGTTCTGCTCCAGATATTGCCAACCAAGATATAGCTAACCCATACGGAATGTTATTATCACTCGTGATGTGTCTGCGAGAAAGTTTAGATCAATCACATGCAGCTGAACAATTAGAAACAATTATCTATCAATGTATTGAACAAGGTTATACAACTAAAGATTTAAATGGTGCTTACCGTACTTCTGAAATCTTTAAAATTATAAAAGACAAACTATAA